From the genome of Balneola sp., one region includes:
- a CDS encoding aminoacyl-tRNA hydrolase: protein MFIIVGLGNIGQEYDGTRHNIGFDVIDLLAKTLSVDFKSGSGPYVVAEGRHKGRKIALIKPTNYMNRSGTAVKKALANFKTAKENCLVIYDDLNLPVGTTRMKAKGSDGGHNGVADINEKLGSNDYPRLRIGIGNDFRRGRQIDFVLSPFEESEMEEVKISIQKAHDAALAFVGIGVERAMNFFN, encoded by the coding sequence ATGTTTATTATTGTTGGATTGGGAAATATCGGACAGGAATATGATGGTACTCGCCACAACATCGGCTTTGATGTAATTGACTTATTGGCAAAAACACTTTCAGTGGACTTCAAATCCGGTAGCGGTCCTTATGTGGTTGCTGAAGGGAGGCATAAAGGCAGAAAAATAGCGCTGATTAAACCCACTAATTATATGAATAGAAGTGGTACAGCCGTAAAAAAAGCTCTTGCTAATTTTAAAACAGCAAAAGAAAACTGCCTGGTTATTTATGATGACCTAAACCTTCCCGTAGGCACTACCAGGATGAAAGCAAAAGGAAGTGATGGAGGACATAATGGTGTGGCAGATATCAACGAAAAGCTTGGGAGTAATGATTACCCTCGACTCAGAATTGGTATCGGAAATGATTTTAGAAGGGGAAGGCAGATCGATTTTGTATTGTCACCCTTCGAAGAATCAGAAATGGAAGAAGTAAAAATTTCCATTCAAAAAGCTCATGATGCTGCTCTTGCATTTGTGGGTATTGGCGTTGAAAGAGCAATGAATTTTTTTAATTAA